Proteins from a genomic interval of Nostoc sp. TCL240-02:
- the hypB gene encoding hydrogenase nickel incorporation protein HypB: MCVTCGCSDDGEAKITNLETDEMEHNHHHHTHTLPDGTVITHSHNHDIHIEAPQIHANIHNTTISLEQDILAKNNFLAAQNRGWFKGRNILALNLMSSPGSGKTTLLTRTINDLKHQLSISVIEGDQETANDAKKIKETGSKVIQINTGTGCHLDASMIDRGLQQLNPPLDSIVMIENVGNLVCPALFDLGENAKVVILSVTEGEDKPLKYPHIFRASDVMIITKIDLLPYVNFDAQKCIEYAVQVNPQIQIFQVSATTGVGLDNWYKWVTESLLSKY; encoded by the coding sequence ATGTGTGTAACCTGCGGTTGTTCTGATGATGGCGAAGCTAAAATTACCAATTTAGAAACAGATGAAATGGAACATAATCACCATCATCATACCCACACTCTACCAGATGGTACTGTCATCACGCATTCCCACAATCACGACATTCATATAGAAGCGCCTCAAATTCATGCCAATATACACAATACAACGATATCCTTAGAACAGGATATATTGGCAAAGAATAACTTCCTAGCTGCCCAAAATCGCGGATGGTTTAAAGGTCGAAATATTCTCGCTTTAAATTTAATGAGTTCTCCGGGTTCAGGTAAAACAACTCTTTTAACGCGAACCATTAATGATTTAAAACATCAATTATCTATTAGCGTCATTGAAGGCGACCAAGAAACTGCTAATGATGCCAAAAAAATTAAAGAAACAGGCTCTAAAGTCATCCAAATAAATACCGGAACAGGCTGTCATTTAGATGCATCAATGATAGACAGGGGTTTACAACAACTGAATCCGCCCCTGGACTCAATTGTGATGATTGAAAATGTGGGAAATTTGGTTTGTCCAGCCTTATTTGATTTGGGAGAAAATGCAAAAGTCGTGATTCTCTCCGTCACAGAAGGAGAAGATAAGCCGCTAAAATACCCGCATATATTCCGTGCTAGTGATGTAATGATTATCACTAAAATTGATTTGTTGCCTTATGTAAATTTTGATGCTCAAAAATGCATAGAATATGCTGTGCAGGTAAATCCCCAAATTCAGATTTTTCAGGTTTCTGCAACTACTGGTGTAGGGTTAGATAATTGGTATAAATGGGTAACTGAAAGTTTACTGTCTAAATACTGA
- the hypA gene encoding hydrogenase maturation nickel metallochaperone HypA encodes MHELGITQNIVAIVTEHAKGAKVQRVLLEIGKLSAIMPDAIRFCFDICTQGTVLEGAILEILEIPGLAKCRQCGAENVLDKPYGICSCGSVQLDLITGEELKIKEIEIEELCV; translated from the coding sequence ATGCACGAACTTGGAATTACCCAAAATATTGTGGCAATTGTGACTGAACACGCCAAAGGCGCAAAAGTGCAGCGAGTTTTATTAGAAATTGGCAAACTTTCAGCCATTATGCCCGATGCTATCCGATTTTGTTTTGATATTTGCACTCAAGGTACAGTTTTAGAAGGGGCGATATTAGAAATATTAGAAATTCCCGGTTTAGCAAAATGTCGGCAATGTGGTGCAGAGAATGTTCTAGATAAACCTTATGGTATCTGTAGCTGCGGTAGCGTTCAATTAGATTTAATTACTGGTGAAGAACTGAAAATTAAAGAAATAGAAATAGAGGAATTATGTGTGTAA
- the hypE gene encoding hydrogenase expression/formation protein HypE: MNISPTNPIQNPLFQKIEKVRRRQTKVQETHITLAHGSGGKAMRDLIDDIFVSNFDNLILSQLEDQASFNLASLLQQGDRLAFTTDSYVVDPLFFPGSDIGELAVNGTVNDLAVSGAKPLYLTCSVILEEGLPVETLRRVATSMKAAAEKAGVQIVTGDTKVVHRGAADKLFINTAGIGIIPRGVNISAHNIKPGDVIIINGEIGNHGTAILIARGELALDTNIESDCQPLHSLVETILHICPQVHAMRDATRGGLATVLNEFALSSNVGIRLFEESIPVREEVNGVCEILGLDPLYLANEGKLVVVVQKENAGKVLSAMKLHPAGKDACIIGEVISSPPGILLLKTLFGAERIVDMLVGDQLPRIC, from the coding sequence ATGAATATTTCCCCCACAAACCCAATCCAAAATCCCCTATTCCAAAAAATAGAAAAAGTCCGTCGTCGCCAAACTAAAGTCCAAGAAACTCATATAACTCTCGCACATGGTAGCGGCGGTAAAGCCATGCGCGATTTAATAGATGATATTTTTGTCAGCAATTTTGATAATCTAATTCTTTCCCAATTAGAAGACCAAGCTAGCTTTAATTTAGCCAGTCTCTTGCAACAAGGAGACAGACTCGCATTTACAACAGATTCTTATGTTGTAGACCCGTTATTTTTCCCCGGTAGTGATATAGGAGAATTAGCCGTAAACGGTACAGTTAATGATTTAGCTGTCAGTGGTGCTAAACCTTTATATCTAACTTGCAGTGTAATTTTAGAAGAAGGATTACCTGTCGAAACCTTACGCCGCGTCGCAACCAGTATGAAAGCAGCCGCAGAAAAAGCTGGTGTTCAAATTGTCACTGGTGACACAAAAGTTGTACATCGAGGTGCTGCCGATAAACTCTTTATTAATACTGCTGGCATTGGTATCATCCCACGAGGAGTTAACATTTCCGCCCACAATATAAAACCTGGAGATGTAATAATAATTAATGGTGAAATAGGCAATCATGGGACAGCAATTTTAATTGCCCGTGGGGAATTAGCCTTAGATACTAATATTGAAAGTGACTGTCAGCCGTTGCATAGTTTAGTAGAAACTATTCTCCATATATGCCCACAAGTTCATGCTATGCGAGATGCAACACGCGGTGGTTTAGCTACAGTTTTAAATGAATTTGCCCTCAGTTCTAATGTGGGAATTCGTCTTTTTGAAGAATCTATCCCAGTGCGTGAAGAAGTCAACGGAGTTTGCGAAATTCTCGGTTTAGACCCATTATATCTAGCTAATGAAGGTAAGTTAGTTGTAGTGGTTCAAAAAGAGAATGCTGGCAAAGTGTTATCCGCTATGAAATTACACCCAGCAGGTAAAGATGCTTGTATTATTGGCGAAGTTATTTCTTCACCTCCAGGTATCTTATTGTTAAAAACACTTTTTGGTGCTGAAAGGATTGTTGATATGTTGGTAGGCGACCAATTGCCACGAATTTGTTAA